The following is a genomic window from Marinobacter sp. NP-4(2019).
AGTATTAAGGTAATTCAATCATGGTGTCATCTCGGATTCATCCCTAATCTGGATCTCACAGGATTCTGGTTATTCAGCGATTTCCCGTCTTTAATAGAGTTGAGTAGAACGGTATCCGGGATGATTCAGCAACCCGGACTATTTCTCATCTACCGGTGCAGCCGTCATGAATGAAGATACGCTCTCCGGCTTGCTGCGCTGTGTCCGTTTGCGCGGAGCATTATTTTTCCACGTCGAATGTGTCGGCGCCTGGGTGACTGAGGCACCGGCCGCTCATCTGATCGCCCATGCCGTGATGCCGGCGTCCGAACACATGATGGAATATCACGTGGTGTTAAGGGGATCTTGTTGGGCAGGTATAACAGGCGAGGCACCGTTTGAAATGAATGAAGGGGATGTGATCCTCTTTCCTCACGGCGATCCTCATGTGATGTCCAGTATCCCGGGACTGCGAGCGGAACCGGATCTCGAATATCTGGTTGCTACGCTGAAACAGTGTTCGGGATTGCCGTTCATGCTCTGCCAGGAGGACGACTTTCGGGCTCGGCCTGCAACAGTATCAACAGAAGGGCCGGAAAGCGCCTCTGGCGCTGCGTTGCTCTGTGGTTTTCTGGGTTGCGACAAGGGGCCATTCAACCCGTTGCTGACCGCATTACCAAGAGTGATGCATGCTCGTGCCCATGAGTTGACTGACGGTAGCTGGTCCGGGCAACTTGCCAGACTGGTCGAAGCACAATCGCGTTCGAGGAGGCCCGGTGGTGAAGTGGTCCTTGAACGTATGAGCGAAATGATGTTTGTGGACCTGATCCGGTTTTATCTCGGCAAAATGCCGGAAAGCCAGACCGGATGGTTGGCGGGGCTGCGTGATCGTCATGTTGGTCGGGTTCTGGGGTTGATGCACCAATCTCCGGCAGACGCCTGGACGCTGGAAAAGCTCTCGGACTATGCGGGCCTCTCCCGCTCTGCGCTACAGGACAGATTCGTGGAATTGGTCGGACAGCCCCCCATGCAATACCTCAGAAGCTGGCGGATGCAGGTCGCTTCCAACTTGCTGGTCGAATCCAAAGCCAAGATAGCAACCATCGCTGGTGAAGTGGGATATGAATCCGAAGAGGCGTTTAGCCGTTCATTCAAGCGTGCCGTCGGGTTATCGCCCGCCGCCTGGCGTCGTGAGCGTTCGGTTCCGCCAGCCATTTCCTGAACTCAGGTATTTCAGTCATCAACGCTGGACGAATGATCATTCATCCACAATGCCGATGCTCCCATCATAACCATGTCCTCAGGGACAACCTCACATCTCTACCTAATTGGAAGAAACATGATGGAAGCAATGCAGACATTTGATGAAGAAAAACTGAATGCCTTTGTGGGACAGGTGCTTGGTGATCTGGGCGGGGCTTATAGCGCAGCCCTGGTCAAGATTGGTGATCGCCTGGGGCTGTATCGTGAGTTACAGAGTGGGGGACCTGCAACCTCGTTGGAACTTGCCGAGCGGACCGGTTATTCCGAACGCTACCTGCGAGAATGGCTGGCGCACCATGCAGCGTCGAACTATCTCGCGTATGACAGGACGACCAAACGGTTCCGTTTACCCCCGGAGCAAGCGATGGTGTTCGCTGATGAGAACAGCCCGGTCTACATGATCGGCGGTTTTGAGAATGCGTTCACCACATTCGAGAATGAGCCCAAAGTGAGCGAAGGGTTTCGTACCGGTGAGGGTGTAGCGTGGGGCGATCAGGCCCACTGTATGTTCTGCGCAGTCGCCAAGTTCTTCCGCCCGGGCTATGTCCATAATCTGGTGCAGCATTGGCTTCCTTCGCTGGATGGAGTGGTCGAAAAACTGGAGCGTGGCGCGCGGGTGGCCGACCTAGGCTGCGGTCACGGGCATTCCACGCTGTTGATGGCAGCAGCATTTCCGAACTCCACGTTTATTGGCTACGACTTTCACGGTGGGTCTATCGATTCCGCGAATGCGCATCGTGATGAACATGGTCTGGACCCGGATCGTGTCCGCTTCGAGCAGGCCACGGCCACGGATTTCGACGGCGGTGATTTTGATCTCGTGACCTGCTTCGATGCGCTACACGATATGGGCGACCCGATTGGGACCGCCGCCCATGTACGGAATCAGCTTAAGCCGGATGGCACCTGGATGGTGGTGGAGCCCATGGCGGCTGATGAGCTGAGCGACAACTTTAACCCGGTAGGACGGCTGTTCTACGCGGCCTCAACCAGTATCTGTGTGCCTACGGCACTGGCACAGAAGACTGGTTTTGCGCTCGGAGCCCAAGCGGGAGAGCGCAAACTCACAGCCGTTATTAAAGAGGGCGGTTTCGGCAAAATACGAAGGGCAGCCGAGACACCGTTCAATATTGTTCTGGAGGTGCGTTCCTGAGCTTCGGCCTGGATAGATATCAGAGGACTGGAAGGTTTGGTCGCAGGACCTAAGTGGCCTCTT
Proteins encoded in this region:
- a CDS encoding AraC family transcriptional regulator, yielding MNEDTLSGLLRCVRLRGALFFHVECVGAWVTEAPAAHLIAHAVMPASEHMMEYHVVLRGSCWAGITGEAPFEMNEGDVILFPHGDPHVMSSIPGLRAEPDLEYLVATLKQCSGLPFMLCQEDDFRARPATVSTEGPESASGAALLCGFLGCDKGPFNPLLTALPRVMHARAHELTDGSWSGQLARLVEAQSRSRRPGGEVVLERMSEMMFVDLIRFYLGKMPESQTGWLAGLRDRHVGRVLGLMHQSPADAWTLEKLSDYAGLSRSALQDRFVELVGQPPMQYLRSWRMQVASNLLVESKAKIATIAGEVGYESEEAFSRSFKRAVGLSPAAWRRERSVPPAIS
- a CDS encoding class I SAM-dependent methyltransferase, encoding MEAMQTFDEEKLNAFVGQVLGDLGGAYSAALVKIGDRLGLYRELQSGGPATSLELAERTGYSERYLREWLAHHAASNYLAYDRTTKRFRLPPEQAMVFADENSPVYMIGGFENAFTTFENEPKVSEGFRTGEGVAWGDQAHCMFCAVAKFFRPGYVHNLVQHWLPSLDGVVEKLERGARVADLGCGHGHSTLLMAAAFPNSTFIGYDFHGGSIDSANAHRDEHGLDPDRVRFEQATATDFDGGDFDLVTCFDALHDMGDPIGTAAHVRNQLKPDGTWMVVEPMAADELSDNFNPVGRLFYAASTSICVPTALAQKTGFALGAQAGERKLTAVIKEGGFGKIRRAAETPFNIVLEVRS